The following are from one region of the Amedibacterium intestinale genome:
- a CDS encoding 4Fe-4S dicluster domain-containing protein: MRGIYNSVTDIRRKVFTEIARLAYEGGDYATKIEQLPYKILPGEHAKYRESIFLERAIVGERLRLGIGLPLRRMDEHAPVSEGIEESAIAEKYYDDPLINIIKFACNACPEKQIVVTDTCQGCLAHPCVEVCPKDAVSIVNGKSYIDQEKCIKCGRCMDVCPYGAINKLERPCAKSCGMDAIKSDEFGRAEIDYDKCVSCGMCLVNCPFGAIVDKGQIFQTIHAMKTGKEVVAAIAPAFVGQFGPTVTPEKVKGALKELGFSDVVEVAIGADLCTVEEAEDFLNKVPNEQPFMATSCCPAWSVMAKKLFPDFKPYISMALTPMVLTGRLIKKQKPDAKVVFIGPCAAKKLEASRKSIRSDVDFVLTFEEVMGMFEAKGIDLAQATVDEPFNEGTANGRGFAVSGGVANAVKQCIQEKHPDMEVLIDSAEGLKNCRTMLMMAKAGKRNGYLLEGMACPGGCVAGAGTLQPVMKSSALVKKYTSDAEKKLAFESEYLDNLELISEN, encoded by the coding sequence ATGAGAGGAATCTACAATTCAGTAACAGATATTCGTAGAAAAGTATTTACGGAAATTGCCCGTCTTGCGTATGAAGGAGGAGATTACGCAACTAAAATCGAACAACTTCCTTACAAGATTCTTCCTGGAGAACATGCGAAATATAGAGAAAGCATTTTCTTAGAAAGAGCTATCGTTGGGGAACGTCTTCGTTTAGGAATCGGACTTCCTTTACGTCGTATGGATGAACATGCTCCTGTTAGCGAAGGCATTGAAGAAAGTGCTATTGCGGAAAAATATTATGATGATCCATTAATTAACATCATTAAATTTGCATGTAATGCATGCCCTGAAAAACAGATTGTTGTCACAGATACATGCCAGGGATGTTTAGCGCACCCTTGTGTTGAAGTTTGTCCTAAAGATGCTGTTAGTATCGTAAATGGAAAATCTTATATAGATCAGGAAAAATGTATTAAATGTGGCCGCTGTATGGACGTATGCCCTTATGGAGCCATTAACAAACTTGAACGTCCATGTGCAAAAAGCTGTGGAATGGATGCAATCAAATCAGATGAATTTGGTCGTGCAGAAATTGATTATGATAAATGTGTATCTTGCGGTATGTGTTTAGTAAACTGTCCATTTGGTGCAATTGTTGATAAAGGACAGATTTTCCAGACGATTCATGCAATGAAAACTGGCAAAGAAGTTGTTGCAGCCATTGCTCCAGCATTTGTAGGACAGTTTGGTCCAACAGTAACACCTGAAAAAGTAAAAGGTGCATTGAAAGAGTTAGGGTTCTCAGATGTAGTTGAAGTAGCTATTGGAGCTGATTTATGTACAGTTGAAGAAGCAGAAGACTTCTTAAACAAAGTTCCAAACGAACAGCCATTTATGGCAACTTCATGCTGTCCTGCATGGTCAGTTATGGCTAAAAAATTATTCCCAGATTTCAAACCATATATTTCTATGGCATTGACACCAATGGTTTTAACAGGTCGTTTAATTAAAAAACAGAAACCTGATGCAAAAGTTGTTTTCATCGGACCATGTGCTGCAAAAAAACTTGAAGCAAGTCGCAAAAGTATAAGAAGTGATGTAGACTTTGTTCTTACATTTGAAGAAGTTATGGGTATGTTTGAAGCTAAAGGTATCGATTTAGCACAAGCTACTGTTGATGAACCATTTAACGAAGGAACTGCAAATGGTCGTGGATTTGCCGTTAGTGGCGGTGTTGCAAACGCAGTAAAACAATGCATTCAGGAAAAACACCCTGATATGGAAGTGTTGATTGATTCTGCAGAGGGATTGAAAAACTGTCGTACAATGTTAATGATGGCAAAAGCTGGAAAACGTAATGGATACCTGTTAGAAGGTATGGCATGTCCTGGTGGATGTGTTGCTGGAGCAGGAACATTACAGCCAGTTATGAAATCAAGTGCTCTTGTAAAAAAATATACAAGTGATGCTGAAAAGAAACTTGCATTTGAAAGTGAATATCTAGATAACCTGGAATTAATTAGCGAAAATTAA
- a CDS encoding HAD family hydrolase: MIKHIIWDWNGTLLDDLDVSMEALNYVLEKENLPLVLDKEEYRKYFQFPVIEYYKKVGFDFNKTPFSVLAKQYMDYYQPNSLSCSLHKNVEETLQKVRSKDVSQYLLSASNLDFLHEQLAEYDIKKYFLDIKGLDNIHAHSKAELAKCFVEESGFNPDEVLFVGDSVHDSEVAKYANCHCVLIANGHEHKSKLLNTDSYVVDNMKQFYDFIVENIK, encoded by the coding sequence ATGATTAAGCATATTATATGGGATTGGAATGGAACGTTATTAGATGATTTAGATGTTAGTATGGAAGCATTAAATTATGTGTTGGAAAAAGAAAATCTTCCTTTGGTGCTAGATAAAGAAGAGTATCGGAAATATTTTCAATTTCCTGTTATTGAATATTATAAAAAAGTGGGCTTTGATTTTAATAAGACTCCTTTTTCAGTTCTGGCAAAACAATATATGGATTATTACCAGCCAAACTCTTTGTCTTGTTCTCTTCATAAAAATGTAGAAGAAACGTTGCAGAAAGTAAGATCTAAAGATGTTTCACAGTATTTATTAAGCGCAAGCAATTTGGATTTTTTACATGAGCAGCTTGCAGAATATGATATAAAAAAATATTTCTTAGATATCAAGGGACTGGATAATATACATGCACACTCAAAAGCAGAGCTGGCGAAATGTTTTGTGGAGGAAAGCGGATTTAACCCTGATGAAGTATTGTTTGTAGGAGATAGTGTTCATGATAGTGAAGTTGCGAAATATGCAAACTGTCATTGTGTCTTGATTGCAAATGGACATGAACATAAAAGTAAATTATTGAATACAGATTCCTATGTTGTGGATAATATGAAACAGTTTTATGATTTTATTGTTGAAAATATAAAATAA
- a CDS encoding 3'-5' exoribonuclease YhaM family protein has product MNKRIEDLEDGFRGTITVLLLQVNKGVTAKGAPYLSLQFQDKTGRMDAKYWNVNEALLHAFAPGMIVNVQGDVLCHQKQLQFRVNKMEVVDKNEIDINEFVKSGSISKEELKQRLYERISEIKNQTIYKIVLEVVNDYEKDFFDYPAATKNHHDFSGGLATHVVGMLDLADHLCKQYPLLNKDVLFGGVILHDLGKLIELSGALVSEYTVQGKLLGHISIMQAIVYEKAKELHLEKEEETMLLRHMILSHHGQYEYGSPVLPMLPEAEMLYLIDNIDARMNTIEKALSGVQEGEFTPRIFALENRSFYKQKIK; this is encoded by the coding sequence ATGAATAAAAGAATTGAAGACTTAGAAGATGGATTTCGTGGGACGATAACGGTCTTGCTTCTACAGGTAAATAAAGGTGTTACAGCAAAAGGAGCACCTTATCTATCTTTACAGTTTCAGGATAAAACTGGACGTATGGATGCGAAATACTGGAATGTTAATGAAGCGTTACTACATGCATTTGCACCAGGTATGATAGTAAATGTGCAGGGAGATGTCCTTTGTCATCAAAAACAATTACAGTTTCGTGTAAATAAAATGGAAGTTGTGGATAAAAATGAGATAGATATTAATGAATTTGTGAAATCAGGTTCAATAAGTAAAGAAGAATTAAAACAGCGTCTATATGAAAGAATCAGCGAGATTAAAAATCAGACAATTTATAAAATTGTTTTAGAAGTAGTCAATGACTATGAAAAAGATTTCTTTGATTATCCTGCTGCAACGAAAAACCATCATGATTTTTCGGGAGGATTGGCTACACATGTAGTTGGAATGCTGGATTTAGCAGATCATTTATGCAAGCAGTATCCGTTGTTAAATAAAGATGTATTATTTGGGGGAGTTATCCTTCATGATTTAGGAAAGCTAATAGAGCTGAGTGGAGCTTTAGTAAGTGAATACACAGTACAGGGAAAACTGCTTGGACATATTAGTATCATGCAGGCAATAGTATATGAAAAAGCAAAAGAACTTCACTTGGAAAAAGAGGAGGAAACAATGCTTTTAAGACATATGATTTTGTCACATCATGGACAGTATGAGTATGGTTCACCTGTACTCCCAATGCTTCCAGAAGCTGAGATGCTCTATTTGATTGATAACATCGATGCCCGCATGAATACTATAGAGAAAGCATTAAGTGGTGTACAGGAAGGTGAATTTACACCAAGAATTTTTGCTTTAGAAAATCGAAGCTTTTATAAACAAAAGATAAAATAA
- a CDS encoding lysylphosphatidylglycerol synthase transmembrane domain-containing protein — protein MKNSVKSYVINIFIVTSLTIVALWFALKDNYQEVITMISGMKSYWLVLILFWGIMYSCISGYVLTIFTRKNKKDYRFREGLSNYLVGFFFSSITPSSTGGQFAQAYIFKKQKIKLSDGASILWGDFIIFQTTLMIYVTILFFLRYSYYVEIMGGILLVFILAGYGVNLAIIVVLWTMALFPKLYVKLSGNVVRILAKFKIVKDKEKTLVTWSEQVMSFTKEIKRLHHEKMLILKTAVLSVLRMSVQFSLPWVIANALGHPLGIEYLLDCLALSSFVMMANAFIPIPGSSGGTEFVFTMLYGYLLQDSALASSIMILWRFSTYHFIMIAGAITFVILKHKYTKERIKERGI, from the coding sequence ATGAAAAATTCAGTGAAAAGTTATGTCATTAATATCTTTATTGTGACTTCCTTAACGATTGTTGCTTTATGGTTTGCGTTAAAAGATAATTATCAGGAAGTCATCACAATGATTTCTGGAATGAAAAGTTACTGGCTTGTATTAATATTGTTTTGGGGAATCATGTATTCGTGTATTTCGGGATATGTATTAACAATTTTTACTAGAAAAAATAAAAAAGATTATCGGTTTCGTGAAGGCTTATCGAATTATCTTGTAGGTTTTTTCTTCAGCAGTATTACACCAAGTTCAACAGGTGGACAATTTGCACAAGCTTATATTTTTAAAAAGCAAAAAATAAAGCTTAGTGATGGAGCTAGTATTTTATGGGGTGATTTTATTATATTCCAAACGACATTAATGATTTATGTCACTATTTTGTTTTTTCTTCGCTATTCTTACTATGTGGAGATAATGGGAGGGATCTTGCTTGTTTTTATTTTAGCTGGATATGGAGTCAATCTTGCCATTATTGTAGTATTATGGACAATGGCCTTATTTCCCAAATTATATGTGAAATTGAGTGGAAATGTAGTTCGTATTCTTGCGAAATTTAAAATTGTAAAGGATAAGGAAAAAACACTTGTAACATGGAGTGAACAGGTAATGTCTTTTACAAAAGAAATTAAGCGTCTGCATCATGAAAAAATGTTGATTTTAAAAACAGCAGTTTTAAGTGTTTTGCGAATGAGCGTTCAATTCAGTTTGCCATGGGTAATTGCGAATGCTTTAGGACACCCACTGGGAATTGAGTACCTTTTAGATTGTTTGGCTTTGTCTAGTTTTGTTATGATGGCAAATGCATTTATTCCCATTCCTGGTTCAAGTGGTGGGACCGAATTTGTATTTACGATGCTGTATGGGTATTTATTACAAGATTCAGCGTTAGCTAGCAGTATTATGATCTTATGGCGGTTCTCTACATATCATTTCATCATGATAGCAGGGGCAATTACTTTTGTGATATTAAAACATAAATACACAAAAGAAAGAATTAAAGAAAGAGGTATATAG
- a CDS encoding ATP-dependent DNA helicase: MIFLECRLSVRELVEFLYKSGDLSYTPASIERANLGSRIHRLLQSQGKGNYQSEVYLKLETELDTINFIIDGRADGIFKEEDNIILEEIKTTAIPYDEIDDSNFLHFAQAYCYAHIYVQQNGLDNILVQLTYYQIETKQTKTFRQVKTKEELLSFYTQTLSLYLRWAKLTQKIRMNSALSLKSLVFPFENYRSGQREFASGVYKTILDKRSLFAQAPTGIGKTISTLFPSLKAIGEGKAEKIFYLCAKNITSSVVYNTLNLLYEQKLPFKSVGITAKDKICFLEERNCDPHICPYAKRYYSRNKDALYELLSNEDLMDKEILSQYAKKHSICPFELSLDASLYADLIVCDYNYVFDPRVYLKRFFMEKGNYIFLVDEAHNLVDRAREMYSAVLSKSSFQQLSKYIPKEEKQLHSSIKSVLADFKKLSSLCEDNEFYASNEPQLSILEKIDHFIEHCDGYLQSEHDDTYDEDIKVIYFNAVNYLRISDYYDENFVTWIHKENKDVTIKQFCMNPRTPLKSIMEKGRTSVLFSATLSPIDYYLDLLGGEDETNRLSLPSPFHKEQSMILINNAISTKYKNRSLSLPSLISYLHAVILSKKGNYIVFCPSYAYMEQIHDAFTNEYPDIQTTIQKENLSEDEKKMFLNQFSSTQKLHVYFCVLGGMFSEGIDLKGDLLIGTILIGVGLPQINPQQELLKEHFQKEKKMGYAYAYQFPGMNKILQAAGRVIRSVHDKGVIVFIDERFTTPPYKRLFPNHLQHYQIINEPQKAYLSLLSFWNS, translated from the coding sequence GTGATTTTTTTGGAATGTCGTTTATCTGTAAGAGAGCTTGTTGAATTTCTTTATAAAAGTGGGGATCTTTCTTATACTCCAGCCTCAATAGAACGTGCAAATCTAGGCAGCAGAATCCATCGTTTGCTACAATCGCAAGGAAAAGGAAACTACCAAAGTGAAGTTTATTTAAAATTAGAAACAGAACTCGATACCATCAATTTCATTATAGACGGACGTGCAGATGGGATCTTCAAAGAAGAAGATAACATTATTCTTGAAGAAATCAAAACAACTGCTATTCCTTATGATGAAATCGATGATTCCAATTTCCTGCACTTTGCACAGGCATATTGTTATGCCCACATATATGTACAGCAAAATGGGTTAGACAATATCCTTGTACAGCTAACTTATTACCAAATTGAAACAAAACAAACCAAAACATTTCGACAGGTCAAAACAAAAGAAGAACTTCTTTCCTTTTACACACAAACTTTATCCCTTTATCTTCGCTGGGCAAAACTTACACAAAAGATTCGCATGAATAGTGCTCTGTCTTTGAAATCACTTGTATTTCCATTTGAAAATTATCGAAGTGGACAAAGAGAATTTGCCAGTGGTGTTTATAAAACTATCTTAGATAAACGTTCTTTATTTGCCCAAGCTCCTACAGGAATCGGAAAAACGATTTCTACTCTTTTTCCATCACTAAAAGCTATTGGAGAAGGCAAGGCGGAAAAAATCTTTTATTTATGCGCAAAAAATATCACATCCAGTGTTGTATACAATACCTTAAATCTTTTATATGAACAAAAACTTCCTTTCAAAAGTGTAGGTATTACTGCAAAAGATAAAATTTGTTTTTTAGAAGAAAGAAATTGCGATCCACATATTTGTCCATATGCAAAAAGATATTACAGTCGCAATAAAGATGCTTTATATGAACTTTTATCCAATGAAGATCTTATGGATAAAGAAATTTTATCTCAGTATGCGAAAAAACATTCTATCTGCCCTTTTGAATTAAGTCTAGATGCTTCTTTATATGCAGATCTTATTGTTTGTGATTATAATTATGTATTTGACCCTAGAGTATATTTAAAACGTTTCTTTATGGAAAAAGGAAATTACATATTTCTTGTAGATGAAGCGCATAACCTTGTTGATCGAGCTAGAGAAATGTATAGTGCTGTTCTATCAAAAAGTTCTTTCCAGCAGCTATCAAAATATATTCCAAAAGAAGAAAAACAGCTGCATTCTTCTATCAAGTCTGTTCTTGCAGATTTTAAAAAGTTATCTTCTCTATGTGAAGATAACGAATTTTATGCTTCCAATGAACCACAGCTTTCTATATTAGAAAAGATAGATCATTTTATTGAACACTGTGATGGATATTTACAAAGTGAACATGATGATACATATGATGAAGATATTAAAGTAATCTATTTTAATGCAGTCAATTATTTACGTATTTCGGATTACTATGATGAAAACTTTGTAACCTGGATACATAAAGAGAATAAAGATGTAACTATCAAACAGTTTTGTATGAATCCTAGAACTCCTTTAAAATCCATTATGGAGAAAGGAAGAACCTCTGTCTTATTCTCTGCTACATTATCCCCTATTGATTATTATTTAGATTTACTAGGAGGAGAAGATGAAACAAATCGGTTATCATTGCCCTCTCCTTTCCATAAAGAGCAATCGATGATTCTTATAAACAACGCTATTTCTACAAAATATAAGAATCGAAGTTTATCTCTTCCTTCCCTTATATCCTATTTACATGCTGTTATTTTATCAAAAAAAGGCAATTATATCGTTTTTTGTCCAAGTTATGCGTATATGGAACAAATTCATGATGCTTTCACAAACGAATACCCTGACATCCAAACTACTATTCAAAAAGAAAATTTATCAGAGGACGAAAAGAAGATGTTTTTAAATCAGTTTTCCAGCACTCAGAAACTACATGTATATTTCTGTGTACTTGGCGGCATGTTTTCAGAAGGTATTGACTTAAAAGGTGATTTATTAATAGGAACCATTTTAATAGGTGTTGGACTCCCTCAAATCAATCCTCAGCAAGAATTATTAAAAGAACATTTTCAAAAAGAAAAAAAGATGGGTTATGCTTATGCATACCAGTTTCCGGGAATGAATAAAATATTACAGGCAGCTGGTCGTGTCATACGCAGCGTCCATGATAAAGGTGTTATTGTTTTTATTGATGAACGTTTTACTACCCCACCATACAAGCGATTATTTCCAAATCATCTTCAACATTATCAAATTATAAATGAGCCGCAGAAAGCATACCTTTCGCTGCTTTCATTCTGGAACAGCTAG
- a CDS encoding RluA family pseudouridine synthase — MKEFVIQKDDANQRVDKFIMKTMKTMPKSLMYKYIRNKKIKVNRKRCEISQRLQEGDTVQCFIAEEFFENKKELKFLKVPSKVNCLYEDNNIILLCKPSGLLVHSDTKELQDNLADRYLHYLYEKKEYDPEISQSFTPALCHRIDRNTEGIVIAAKNAEALREMNNCIKERKVDKYYLCIVEGKMETNKSIIEVWHKKFEDNHVEISKDKKDGYQKVVTGYKVLSEKNGFSLLEVELITGKSHQIRAVMSFLGHPLYGDIKYGAKRNGRQDYQALCAYKVNFHTENNSILSYLDGKEFMLQDTGVEKIYKNL, encoded by the coding sequence ATGAAAGAATTTGTAATTCAAAAAGATGATGCCAATCAACGAGTGGATAAGTTTATCATGAAAACAATGAAGACGATGCCTAAGAGTCTTATGTATAAATATATTAGAAATAAAAAAATAAAAGTTAATCGCAAGCGCTGTGAGATTTCACAAAGATTGCAGGAAGGGGATACCGTACAGTGTTTTATAGCAGAGGAGTTTTTTGAAAATAAGAAAGAATTGAAGTTTCTTAAGGTTCCTTCGAAAGTAAACTGCTTGTATGAAGATAATAATATTATATTATTGTGTAAGCCATCAGGGCTGTTGGTGCATAGTGATACAAAAGAATTGCAGGATAATTTAGCGGATCGTTATTTACATTATTTATATGAAAAAAAAGAATATGATCCAGAAATTTCACAAAGCTTTACACCTGCTTTATGTCATCGTATAGATAGAAATACAGAAGGGATTGTTATCGCTGCAAAAAATGCAGAAGCATTGCGAGAGATGAATAACTGTATCAAGGAAAGAAAAGTTGATAAGTATTATTTATGTATTGTCGAAGGCAAGATGGAAACAAATAAAAGCATCATAGAAGTTTGGCATAAAAAGTTTGAAGATAATCATGTAGAAATTAGCAAGGATAAAAAAGATGGATATCAAAAAGTAGTAACAGGGTATAAGGTATTAAGTGAGAAAAATGGTTTCAGTCTTTTAGAAGTAGAACTTATTACAGGGAAAAGCCATCAAATTCGAGCAGTTATGTCTTTTTTAGGGCATCCTTTATATGGAGATATCAAGTATGGTGCTAAAAGAAATGGAAGACAAGATTATCAGGCACTTTGCGCTTATAAAGTGAATTTTCATACAGAAAATAATTCAATATTATCGTATTTAGATGGGAAAGAATTTATGCTGCAGGATACAGGTGTTGAAAAAATATATAAAAATCTATAA
- a CDS encoding glycosyltransferase, with product MRIGLFTDTYTPDINGVVSSIVTLQKELEKDGHEVFVITNHKASHTKREGNILRLPGLELKWLYGYKLSTPYHFSARDEIEKMHLDIIHVHTEFGVGMFGRIVAKYLNIPVVTTYHTMYEDYTHYVNRFDIEEIEKVSKKIVSSFSKVLSDSAQAVISPSEKTKETLLKYGVKTPIYVIPTGLSFEKFNHDTIDSKEVEKIKEMYDLKEEDKVVVFVGRIAPEKSIDIPIEGFRYITDSHIKLMIVGDGPQLEDLKKMVKNYGLMDKVIFTGKKSSDEVPLYYACADCFVSASLTETQGMTYIEALACGLPVFARWDDVLENLVVEGESGFLFDDAQMFAEKLTSYFSLPKEQRQNFRQKAISKVTQYDAKVFCSKVLSVYYQAIDDYSQAYEVVKIKTFDDCVRIYVQNDSEDQPQKILISFDDYFSYKIRLHTMLDRFTVSDFKQKELKLEAYRNAVRKLRVKDYTRKEMKLFFQRKNILSDQMIDEVLDELEEKGYINDELYIQNKIEKLQYSLVGKGNIRHSLINKGINSEDVEEALKGLDNEGELIKAKKMAQKLMTTMKDTSRKMKKQKIINKLISLGFDGDIARRSAEELDYEQEDESPALEKTIQKALRSYVRKYQGKELQSKIMLYCMRKGFSRSDIQCKLEEMECLDE from the coding sequence ATGAGAATTGGACTTTTTACAGATACTTATACACCGGATATTAATGGGGTCGTATCTAGTATTGTAACATTACAAAAAGAATTGGAAAAAGATGGACATGAGGTCTTTGTAATTACTAATCACAAAGCTTCTCATACAAAAAGAGAAGGAAATATTCTGCGTCTTCCTGGATTAGAACTAAAATGGTTATATGGATATAAATTGTCTACACCTTATCATTTTAGTGCTAGGGATGAAATTGAGAAGATGCATTTGGATATCATACATGTTCATACAGAATTTGGAGTTGGTATGTTTGGAAGAATTGTTGCGAAATACTTAAATATTCCAGTAGTTACAACATATCATACAATGTATGAAGATTATACTCATTATGTAAATCGTTTTGATATTGAAGAGATTGAAAAAGTTTCTAAAAAAATAGTATCTAGTTTTTCTAAAGTTCTTTCTGATAGTGCACAGGCTGTGATTTCACCAAGTGAAAAAACAAAAGAAACTTTATTAAAATATGGTGTTAAGACACCTATCTATGTTATTCCTACAGGACTTTCTTTTGAAAAATTTAATCATGACACTATAGATAGTAAAGAAGTAGAAAAGATTAAAGAAATGTATGATCTTAAAGAAGAGGACAAAGTTGTTGTGTTTGTGGGAAGAATAGCTCCAGAAAAAAGTATAGATATTCCCATCGAAGGATTTCGTTACATTACTGATTCACATATTAAGCTTATGATTGTTGGAGATGGACCACAATTAGAAGATTTGAAAAAAATGGTAAAGAATTATGGGTTGATGGATAAAGTTATCTTTACTGGTAAAAAATCAAGTGATGAAGTTCCATTATACTATGCTTGCGCAGATTGCTTCGTATCTGCTTCTTTAACAGAAACACAAGGAATGACATATATTGAGGCTTTAGCTTGCGGTCTTCCTGTATTTGCCAGGTGGGATGATGTTTTGGAAAACTTAGTTGTTGAAGGAGAAAGTGGGTTTTTATTTGATGATGCGCAAATGTTTGCGGAAAAACTAACATCTTATTTCTCTTTGCCGAAAGAACAACGGCAAAATTTCCGTCAAAAAGCGATAAGCAAAGTAACGCAGTATGATGCAAAAGTCTTCTGTTCAAAAGTTTTAAGTGTTTATTATCAGGCGATTGATGATTATTCTCAGGCATATGAAGTTGTGAAAATCAAGACGTTTGATGATTGTGTACGTATTTATGTACAAAATGATTCTGAAGATCAGCCGCAGAAGATATTGATCAGTTTTGATGACTATTTTTCTTACAAAATTCGACTTCATACGATGCTTGATAGATTTACAGTTTCTGATTTTAAACAAAAGGAATTGAAATTAGAAGCATATAGAAATGCTGTTCGAAAATTGCGCGTAAAAGATTATACTCGAAAGGAAATGAAATTGTTCTTTCAAAGAAAAAATATCTTAAGTGATCAAATGATTGACGAAGTATTAGATGAATTAGAGGAAAAAGGGTATATCAATGATGAATTGTATATACAAAATAAAATTGAAAAATTACAGTATTCACTTGTTGGAAAAGGCAATATACGACATTCTCTCATTAATAAGGGAATAAATAGTGAAGATGTGGAAGAAGCTTTGAAAGGGTTAGATAATGAAGGGGAGCTTATCAAGGCAAAGAAGATGGCACAAAAATTGATGACTACTATGAAAGATACTTCCCGTAAAATGAAAAAACAAAAAATTATTAATAAATTGATATCGCTTGGGTTTGATGGTGATATTGCCAGACGTTCTGCTGAAGAATTGGATTATGAGCAAGAAGATGAAAGTCCAGCTTTGGAAAAAACGATTCAAAAAGCATTGCGTAGTTATGTAAGAAAGTATCAAGGAAAAGAACTACAGTCGAAAATTATGTTATATTGTATGAGAAAAGGATTTTCACGAAGTGATATACAATGTAAATTAGAAGAAATGGAGTGTTTGGATGAATAA